In one Streptomyces sp. NBC_01241 genomic region, the following are encoded:
- a CDS encoding LacI family DNA-binding transcriptional regulator, translating to MGFAEKRGNYWRGRYKTAPGKHLTVIDESGKAIKFATKGEAQRAASEAENKYRRGDWRDPALGQETFGEYASRWYGAQDLAASTMQNYKRHIEEHLLPDFEDKGLAGILRIDVDVWEKKEKAVYAASSVKTWRSTLHLIFEDAIDEGLITSNPAARRRGRGKRAGRSRDRGPEKVVTDAVGILLTAERAALLSGRDDEFVAVVLKGYTGKRWGEIVGLETEFVRPAAFRVEWQLYELDSGELVRCPPKDDSYRTIDSMDWLSALVANHIARTKPTPCSCHGRTYVFRGQGTARTGGHLGAKLVDVARLASVSTGTVSNVLNRPDHVAEATRVRVEKAIADLGFVRGGAVPTHAAHWRRNGFATWLFTPAVSGWYPKKAPQEPRPVPLLGEPWPGVPARGRGAGARADSCWLPIAKGLTPHGLRHTHRTMMEDLGTEKVLMDERMGHIDGSVSARYAHVTPGMRKRLMLGLTEQWEAALDARLAMRPTSPVRVLDDLLRARRQALDLA from the coding sequence GTGGGTTTCGCGGAGAAGCGCGGAAACTACTGGCGCGGCCGGTACAAGACCGCACCTGGCAAGCACCTCACGGTCATCGACGAGAGTGGCAAGGCGATCAAGTTCGCCACCAAGGGCGAGGCCCAGCGCGCCGCGAGCGAGGCCGAGAACAAGTACCGGCGCGGCGACTGGCGTGACCCGGCACTCGGCCAGGAGACCTTCGGCGAGTACGCGAGCCGCTGGTACGGCGCCCAGGACCTGGCCGCCTCGACGATGCAGAACTACAAGCGCCACATCGAGGAGCACCTGCTCCCCGACTTTGAGGACAAGGGGCTCGCCGGCATCCTGCGCATCGACGTCGATGTCTGGGAGAAGAAGGAGAAGGCCGTGTACGCGGCCTCCAGCGTCAAGACTTGGCGCTCGACACTCCACTTGATCTTTGAGGACGCGATCGACGAGGGCCTGATCACGTCCAACCCGGCGGCCAGGAGGCGCGGGCGCGGCAAGCGCGCCGGCCGCTCACGAGACCGCGGGCCGGAGAAGGTCGTCACCGACGCGGTCGGCATCCTGCTGACCGCCGAGAGAGCCGCCCTGCTGTCCGGCCGCGATGACGAGTTCGTCGCTGTCGTCCTCAAGGGATACACCGGCAAGCGCTGGGGCGAGATCGTGGGCCTGGAGACCGAGTTCGTCCGTCCCGCGGCTTTTCGGGTCGAGTGGCAGCTGTACGAACTCGACTCGGGGGAGCTGGTGCGCTGCCCACCCAAGGACGACAGCTACCGCACCATCGACTCCATGGACTGGCTGTCGGCCCTGGTCGCCAACCACATCGCCCGCACGAAGCCGACTCCCTGCTCGTGCCACGGCAGGACCTACGTCTTCCGCGGGCAGGGCACGGCTCGTACGGGTGGCCACCTGGGTGCGAAGCTCGTCGACGTCGCGCGCCTGGCCAGCGTCTCCACAGGGACGGTGTCCAATGTCCTTAACCGCCCCGACCATGTCGCCGAAGCCACGCGGGTACGGGTCGAGAAGGCCATCGCGGACCTCGGTTTCGTACGGGGCGGCGCGGTGCCGACGCACGCAGCCCACTGGCGCAGGAACGGTTTCGCGACATGGCTGTTCACCCCTGCGGTCTCAGGCTGGTACCCGAAGAAGGCGCCGCAAGAACCACGGCCTGTGCCGCTACTCGGCGAACCTTGGCCTGGTGTCCCGGCGCGAGGGCGCGGCGCCGGTGCGCGGGCCGACTCATGCTGGCTCCCAATCGCCAAGGGCCTCACACCCCACGGGCTCCGCCACACCCACCGGACCATGATGGAGGACCTCGGCACCGAGAAGGTGCTCATGGACGAGCGCATGGGCCACATCGACGGATCGGTCTCGGCGCGCTACGCCCACGTCACGCCCGGCATGCGCAAGCGGCTCATGCTCGGTCTGACCGAACAGTGGGAGGCGGCTCTAGACGCGCGGCTTGCCATGCGTCCCACGTCACCGGTGCGCGTGCTCGATGACCTTCTGCGCGCACGCAGGCAGGCACTTGACCTGGCGTAG
- a CDS encoding metallophosphoesterase, whose translation MRARYGVPLKVTAVGAAVGAAGLAYAAGFEARSFRLRRVAIPVLPHGARPLRVLQVSDIHMVSGQRKKRAWLQSLAGLRPDFVVNTGDNLSDPEAVPELLDALGPLMAFPGVYVFGSNDYYGPKLRNPARYLFEKVQGTHGLNGNAPAVGVVHNPWEPMRDAFDEAGWLGLSNTRGSLKIDGLEIAFTGLDDPHIKRDRYAEVSGGPETGADLSIGVVHAPYLRSLDAFTMDGYPLILAGHTHGGQLCIPFYGALVTNCDLDTDRVKGLSTHSVDDHRAYLHVSAGCGTNRYTPVRFACPPEATLLTLTPRD comes from the coding sequence ATGCGCGCACGCTACGGAGTACCCCTGAAAGTCACGGCAGTCGGCGCAGCGGTCGGCGCAGCCGGCCTCGCCTACGCCGCCGGATTCGAGGCCCGCTCGTTCCGCCTGCGGCGGGTGGCCATCCCCGTACTCCCGCACGGGGCTCGCCCGTTGCGCGTACTCCAGGTCTCCGACATCCACATGGTGAGCGGCCAGCGCAAGAAGCGCGCCTGGCTGCAGTCACTGGCCGGCCTTCGTCCGGACTTCGTCGTGAACACCGGCGACAACCTCTCCGACCCCGAGGCCGTACCCGAGCTGCTCGACGCACTCGGTCCGCTGATGGCGTTCCCGGGCGTGTACGTCTTCGGCTCGAACGACTACTACGGTCCCAAGCTCCGCAACCCCGCCCGCTACCTCTTCGAAAAGGTCCAGGGCACGCACGGCCTCAACGGGAACGCCCCCGCGGTCGGCGTCGTCCACAACCCCTGGGAGCCGATGCGAGACGCCTTCGACGAGGCGGGCTGGCTGGGCCTGTCCAACACCCGCGGCAGCCTCAAGATCGACGGCCTGGAGATCGCGTTCACCGGCCTGGACGACCCGCACATCAAGCGCGACCGCTACGCGGAGGTGTCGGGCGGCCCCGAGACGGGCGCCGACCTCTCCATCGGCGTGGTCCACGCCCCCTACCTGCGCTCCCTCGACGCCTTCACGATGGACGGCTACCCCCTGATCCTGGCCGGTCACACCCATGGCGGCCAGCTCTGCATCCCCTTCTACGGGGCCCTGGTCACCAACTGCGACCTGGACACGGACCGGGTCAAGGGCCTCTCCACCCACTCGGTCGACGATCACCGCGCCTACCTCCACGTCTCCGCAGGCTGCGGCACCAACCGCTACACCCCGGTCCGCTTCGCCTGCCCGCCCGAGGCGACCCTGCTGACTCTGACACCCCGGGACTGA
- a CDS encoding PE-PGRS family protein: MEIGEHWAYRARPKELGSAVRQVEIVRVGGPGRTGWVHVRFLEGDAAGLQEWANPTSLVAPWAKVETFRADDKAELALAEASRHVRGSTDFEAARLILGFVRPKSKLRLRRGVPDAGILDMGRLDETAPLVGRDAAELRDDPMVYENRDGLCLAGWPVTERLARHVADRLADTILPEVDRKQQSLEQERAQSSWYSYSRRDDRKLDAEAAILRAVRAWCGEDKSERYDELVALRAEVIRLGQLVERAVTALRDRGHGVIASTIERDLGVHISSLGPDVRR, translated from the coding sequence ATGGAGATTGGCGAGCACTGGGCATACCGCGCGAGACCGAAGGAACTGGGCAGCGCGGTTCGCCAGGTAGAGATCGTTCGTGTGGGCGGCCCCGGCAGGACTGGCTGGGTCCACGTGCGGTTCCTCGAAGGCGACGCCGCCGGCCTGCAGGAATGGGCCAATCCCACTTCCCTCGTTGCGCCGTGGGCGAAGGTCGAAACGTTCCGCGCGGACGACAAGGCGGAACTGGCATTGGCCGAGGCATCGCGACACGTGAGAGGCAGCACAGACTTCGAGGCCGCGCGGCTGATCCTCGGGTTCGTCCGACCGAAGAGCAAACTGCGCCTACGACGAGGCGTCCCGGACGCCGGGATTCTGGACATGGGCCGGTTGGATGAGACCGCACCGCTCGTCGGCAGGGACGCCGCGGAACTGCGGGACGACCCTATGGTCTACGAGAACCGCGACGGCCTGTGCCTGGCCGGTTGGCCGGTCACAGAACGCCTCGCCCGTCATGTTGCCGACCGCCTCGCCGACACGATCCTGCCGGAGGTGGACCGCAAGCAGCAGAGCCTGGAGCAGGAACGTGCCCAGTCCTCCTGGTACTCCTACAGCCGCCGGGACGACCGCAAGCTGGACGCGGAAGCGGCCATCCTGAGGGCCGTGCGGGCGTGGTGCGGCGAGGACAAGTCCGAGCGCTACGACGAACTGGTCGCCCTGCGCGCCGAGGTCATCCGGCTCGGGCAATTGGTCGAGCGCGCGGTGACAGCCCTACGCGACCGCGGGCATGGCGTCATCGCCTCCACCATTGAGCGCGACCTTGGCGTCCATATCTCCAGCCTTGGTCCAGACGTTCGTCGCTGA
- a CDS encoding PE-PGRS family protein yields the protein MTMHRWSRLNDRQLTLLTRIGDGSDPVTADSPELAVTARALKGRGLITMPRHGGKWRAEITDAGRFYLKHGHHPDRPERAPQKQRSAPAQPKSQTPLPPRQQAAPPDEKKPAPQPPVKPPRQSPAKVGTTLIAEVQKAGRFLRVPDPSDEERARYRRAFDAARQCAPEGYHLKYSGRAKGDFFLGLLRVTGEDDTEWNRIRLARSRVITDVDDVIAAVTADHSAFEVSEEVLPRVLSLLRLLAEQALVLHGEIAVSKKRRQPRPLLTIHGRTYEISFREREKQVRYVPKQPGRRTYDWQRVTPAHRFEPSGELELHFSQHSGYSYASGWKKDWADTSKKPLEDQIGSVFRALKARAEEQERARLEREAEQRRLREEREAEQQRLRKERERQEEERRRREAEEKERKQREWEAAVSVASIKAVDAVRAEHFGTALEQWRAAGEIRDFCAALDEAAATSDDVLDTERLREWSAWGKAEADRHDPTVSGRGLAGRSFHAKPTGDQLRPFLDGWHPQRPEKEKLPKKEKSQAEVAPPKPEPDRQRDFSDERLDQGWRYGRQGRAQWWRR from the coding sequence ATGACCATGCACCGTTGGTCGCGTCTCAACGATCGCCAGCTGACCCTGCTCACCCGCATCGGAGACGGGTCCGACCCCGTCACGGCGGACAGCCCCGAGCTCGCCGTCACCGCCCGCGCTCTCAAAGGCCGTGGTCTGATCACCATGCCGAGGCACGGTGGGAAGTGGCGGGCGGAGATCACTGATGCGGGGCGCTTCTATCTGAAGCATGGTCATCACCCGGACCGGCCGGAGCGGGCTCCGCAGAAGCAGCGGTCGGCGCCGGCCCAGCCCAAGTCACAGACTCCCCTTCCCCCTCGGCAACAGGCCGCGCCGCCAGACGAGAAGAAGCCAGCCCCGCAGCCGCCCGTGAAGCCGCCACGGCAGTCACCGGCGAAAGTCGGCACGACCTTGATCGCAGAGGTGCAGAAGGCTGGGCGCTTCCTCCGTGTCCCGGACCCGAGCGACGAGGAGCGGGCCCGCTACCGGAGAGCATTCGACGCGGCGCGGCAGTGTGCTCCTGAGGGATACCACCTCAAGTACAGCGGGCGGGCAAAGGGAGACTTCTTCCTCGGCCTGCTCAGGGTGACCGGCGAGGACGACACCGAGTGGAACCGAATCCGCCTGGCACGCAGCCGTGTGATCACTGACGTTGACGACGTGATCGCTGCGGTGACCGCGGACCACAGCGCCTTTGAGGTTTCGGAGGAGGTCCTTCCCCGGGTGCTCTCACTGCTCCGGCTCCTCGCCGAGCAGGCCCTCGTCCTCCATGGCGAGATCGCGGTGTCCAAGAAGCGCAGGCAGCCGAGACCCCTGCTCACCATCCACGGCAGAACGTACGAGATCAGCTTCCGCGAGCGGGAGAAGCAGGTTCGATACGTGCCCAAGCAGCCGGGCCGGCGTACCTACGACTGGCAGCGGGTCACTCCGGCGCACCGGTTCGAGCCGTCCGGCGAGCTGGAGCTGCATTTCAGCCAGCACTCGGGCTACAGCTACGCCTCCGGCTGGAAGAAGGACTGGGCCGACACCTCCAAGAAGCCGCTGGAGGACCAGATCGGTTCGGTTTTCCGAGCGCTCAAGGCGCGTGCTGAAGAGCAGGAGCGGGCTCGGCTGGAGCGGGAGGCTGAGCAGCGACGGCTGCGGGAAGAGCGGGAAGCGGAACAGCAGCGACTGCGCAAGGAGCGGGAGCGGCAGGAGGAAGAGCGCCGTCGTCGGGAAGCGGAGGAGAAGGAACGTAAGCAGCGGGAGTGGGAGGCGGCTGTCAGCGTCGCGTCCATCAAGGCAGTGGACGCGGTGCGTGCCGAGCACTTCGGCACGGCCTTGGAACAGTGGCGGGCCGCAGGGGAGATCAGGGACTTCTGCGCAGCTCTGGACGAAGCCGCCGCCACGTCCGACGACGTCCTCGATACCGAAAGGCTGCGGGAGTGGTCGGCGTGGGGGAAGGCCGAGGCCGACCGGCACGACCCCACCGTGAGCGGCAGGGGACTGGCCGGCCGCAGCTTCCACGCGAAGCCGACGGGAGACCAGCTGCGGCCGTTTCTCGACGGCTGGCACCCACAGCGGCCGGAGAAGGAGAAGCTGCCGAAGAAGGAGAAGTCTCAGGCGGAAGTCGCGCCACCCAAGCCGGAGCCAGACCGGCAGCGCGACTTCAGCGACGAACGTCTGGACCAAGGCTGGAGATATGGACGCCAAGGTCGCGCTCAATGGTGGAGGCGATGA
- a CDS encoding transglycosylase domain-containing protein, which translates to MPKKRSGGGLTTTQQAAKFLGVAALSGVVLAGIALPAAGALGLATKGTVEGFDEIPANLQTPPLSQRTTILDSKGGMIASVYSRDRTVVELKDISPYMQKAIVAIEDARFYKHGAVDLKGILRALNRNVQSGGTAQGASTLTQQYVKNVFVEEAGDDPDKVAQATQQTLGRKIQELKYAIQVEEKLGKTRILTNYLNITFFGQQAYGVEAASQRYFSKSAKDLTLEDAAMLAGIVQSPSRYDPVNDPAEATKRRNTVLQRMADVGDVTQAEADKAKATPIKLKVKKPKNGCITAVSGAGFFCDYVRNVFLTDPAFGKTKEDRAKIWNRGGLTIRTTLDPQSQQSVQASIKSHVYKSDKVATAVTLVQPGTGKIMGMGQSKPYGFGPNETQYNYSVNKDMGGSNFGFPTGSTFKPFVAAAAIAQGKPATQVYSSPYEMPYPSMQTCDKPYVNLDGARVPNEDKSEHGPYALKEAMAKSVNTYFIQMVQDIGLCPVTQMTDKLGVVQGNGEKLPQSPAIALGSKGLSPLTMASAYAAFANRGTYCTPVAIESVRTADGTSLPVPKTSCSQAMTETTADTINTLLRGVVDSGTGQQAGLTSRDNAGKTGTTDFRKNAWFVGYTPNMSGAVWVGSPTQTVEMVNITIGGVYQAKVYGGQVPGPIWRDAMTGALNGVAAPSFNTVDIPDPQKDRDDEGDRGRPGAGGAKPGKPGKKPGDKNPFPGISIPPNMIGGNTGGHRGQTNGGTQGP; encoded by the coding sequence ATGCCAAAGAAGCGCTCGGGCGGGGGTCTCACGACGACCCAGCAGGCCGCCAAGTTCCTCGGTGTCGCCGCACTTTCCGGAGTTGTGCTGGCGGGCATCGCACTGCCGGCCGCCGGAGCACTGGGTCTTGCCACCAAGGGAACGGTCGAGGGGTTCGACGAGATCCCGGCCAATCTCCAGACTCCACCGCTGAGCCAGCGCACCACGATCCTGGACAGCAAAGGCGGAATGATCGCCTCGGTGTATTCGCGCGACCGCACGGTGGTCGAGCTGAAGGACATCTCGCCGTACATGCAGAAGGCGATCGTCGCGATCGAGGACGCCCGCTTCTACAAGCACGGGGCCGTCGACCTCAAGGGCATCCTGCGCGCGCTGAACCGCAATGTGCAGTCGGGCGGAACCGCGCAGGGTGCGTCGACACTCACGCAGCAGTACGTGAAGAACGTCTTCGTCGAGGAGGCCGGTGACGACCCGGACAAGGTCGCCCAGGCCACCCAGCAGACCCTGGGCCGCAAGATCCAGGAGCTGAAGTACGCGATCCAGGTCGAGGAGAAGCTCGGCAAGACGCGGATCCTGACGAACTACCTGAACATCACGTTCTTCGGGCAGCAGGCGTACGGCGTCGAGGCCGCCTCCCAGCGCTACTTCTCCAAGTCGGCGAAGGACCTGACGCTGGAGGACGCCGCGATGCTGGCCGGCATCGTGCAGTCGCCGAGCCGCTACGACCCGGTCAACGACCCGGCGGAGGCGACCAAGCGCCGCAACACCGTGCTCCAGCGGATGGCCGACGTCGGCGACGTCACACAGGCCGAGGCCGACAAGGCGAAGGCGACCCCGATCAAGCTGAAGGTGAAGAAGCCGAAGAACGGCTGCATCACCGCCGTCAGCGGCGCGGGCTTCTTCTGTGACTACGTACGCAACGTCTTCCTCACCGATCCGGCCTTCGGCAAGACCAAGGAGGACCGGGCCAAGATCTGGAACCGGGGCGGTCTGACGATACGGACGACGCTCGACCCGCAGTCCCAGCAGTCGGTGCAGGCCTCGATCAAGAGCCATGTCTACAAGTCGGACAAGGTCGCGACGGCCGTGACGCTGGTCCAGCCGGGCACCGGCAAGATCATGGGCATGGGCCAGTCCAAGCCGTACGGCTTCGGGCCCAACGAGACCCAGTACAACTACTCGGTCAACAAGGACATGGGCGGCTCGAACTTCGGCTTCCCGACCGGTTCCACGTTCAAGCCGTTCGTGGCAGCCGCCGCCATAGCGCAGGGGAAGCCCGCCACCCAGGTCTACTCGTCACCGTACGAGATGCCCTATCCGTCGATGCAGACCTGCGACAAGCCGTACGTGAACCTGGACGGCGCGCGGGTGCCGAACGAGGACAAGTCGGAGCACGGTCCTTACGCGCTGAAGGAGGCGATGGCCAAGTCGGTCAACACCTACTTCATCCAGATGGTGCAGGACATCGGCCTCTGCCCCGTGACACAGATGACCGACAAGCTCGGCGTGGTCCAGGGCAACGGTGAAAAGCTCCCCCAGTCCCCCGCCATCGCACTCGGCTCGAAGGGGCTCTCTCCGCTGACGATGGCCAGTGCGTACGCCGCTTTCGCCAACCGCGGCACGTACTGCACGCCGGTCGCCATCGAGTCGGTCAGGACCGCGGACGGCACCTCGCTCCCCGTGCCGAAGACCAGCTGCTCGCAGGCGATGACGGAGACGACGGCCGACACCATCAACACCCTGCTGCGCGGCGTGGTCGACTCCGGTACCGGTCAGCAGGCGGGCCTCACCAGCCGCGACAACGCGGGCAAGACCGGTACGACCGACTTCCGCAAGAACGCCTGGTTCGTCGGCTACACCCCGAACATGTCCGGCGCGGTCTGGGTCGGCAGTCCGACCCAGACAGTCGAAATGGTGAACATCACCATCGGCGGCGTCTACCAGGCCAAGGTGTACGGCGGACAGGTCCCCGGACCGATCTGGCGGGACGCGATGACGGGCGCCCTCAATGGAGTGGCCGCCCCCTCCTTCAATACCGTCGACATCCCCGATCCGCAGAAGGACAGGGACGACGAGGGGGACAGGGGCAGGCCGGGCGCCGGCGGCGCCAAACCCGGCAAGCCCGGCAAGAAGCCCGGCGACAAGAACCCGTTCCCCGGCATCAGCATCCCGCCGAACATGATCGGCGGGAACACGGGCGGCCACCGCGGCCAGACCAACGGCGGCACGCAGGGCCCCTGA
- a CDS encoding helix-turn-helix domain-containing protein, whose product MAEQPGTEVALSRLYLPEEIAAVLGCSAWWVKDRARRRLIPFTRVGRAYRFTAEHLAEIIRLHEERPARASQPFTARTAAKAHGQQANAPQRPQLAAPTTRLRARPPSRVRQSQFSTVA is encoded by the coding sequence GTGGCTGAGCAGCCAGGCACCGAGGTAGCGCTGTCCCGCCTCTACCTCCCCGAGGAAATTGCTGCTGTTCTCGGCTGCTCTGCCTGGTGGGTCAAGGACCGGGCCCGTCGGCGGCTGATCCCCTTCACCCGGGTTGGCCGCGCGTATCGCTTCACTGCAGAACACCTCGCAGAGATCATCCGGCTCCATGAGGAACGGCCCGCACGGGCATCCCAGCCGTTCACAGCTCGGACCGCCGCAAAGGCACACGGCCAGCAGGCGAACGCGCCCCAGCGCCCCCAGCTTGCCGCGCCGACAACCCGCCTGCGGGCGCGGCCTCCGTCCCGCGTCAGGCAGAGCCAGTTCAGCACCGTCGCCTGA
- a CDS encoding GatB/YqeY domain-containing protein, translated as MTTLKSKLKEDLTTAMKARDELTSSTLRLTLTAITKEEVSGKTARELSDDEVQKVIAKEAKKRREAAEAFAQGGRTEQAEREKAEGEILDAYLPKQLSDDELGAIVTSAVEEAKAAGAEGPRAMGAVMKIVNPKVAGRADGGRVAAAVKKLLAG; from the coding sequence ATGACCACGCTCAAGTCCAAGCTCAAGGAAGACCTCACCACGGCCATGAAGGCGCGTGACGAGCTGACCTCGTCCACGCTCCGACTGACCCTCACCGCCATCACGAAGGAGGAGGTCAGCGGCAAGACGGCGCGCGAGCTCTCCGACGACGAGGTGCAGAAGGTGATCGCCAAGGAGGCGAAGAAGCGCCGCGAGGCGGCCGAGGCCTTCGCCCAGGGCGGCCGGACCGAGCAGGCCGAGCGTGAGAAGGCGGAGGGCGAGATCCTCGACGCGTACCTGCCGAAGCAGCTGAGCGACGACGAGCTGGGCGCGATCGTGACGTCCGCCGTCGAGGAGGCCAAGGCCGCGGGGGCCGAGGGGCCGCGGGCGATGGGCGCCGTCATGAAGATCGTGAACCCGAAGGTCGCGGGGCGCGCGGATGGCGGCCGGGTGGCCGCCGCGGTGAAGAAGCTCCTGGCGGGCTGA